Below is a genomic region from Oreochromis niloticus isolate F11D_XX linkage group LG13, O_niloticus_UMD_NMBU, whole genome shotgun sequence.
TTCTAACCTCTGTGATGTCTGACTGCTTGtgctttttttggggggggggggttcctgAACTTTGTACTATGAGTGGTACGTACATCTCccagcagctcagcagtgatTTTGATGGAGACAGCGTCATAATATCAGACGGCAGTAAAGTCATTTGGCCATGAGTTTTAACTGGTGTTAAAACCTTAAACTTATCCTTTCTCGCAGTCTCCTTTTCACCGTGcctattttgttttctgtgggTGGAAATTTACATGAGTGTGACGCATCACAGAATAGgtgcaggaaaagaaaaactcttATCTTGTCACGGTAGAAAGCTCTGACTAGACCAACTATTCACCAGCACAATGTGAATAATCAGAGCACATAGAAAGTGGCGTACCGTGGAGCAACAGTGTAACACCCTGACCTTTTCTGCTGCaaagtcttgtttttttaagtctttaaaagcaaatgtgcgcaaatgaaaataatttatcTGTGAATTATGGTTAGGCATTGAAAAGAAGATGTGTTTTTCCTCCCACCCTGAAACCTGCTGCACACAGTGCCAACCACTTACTGTAGTCTGAAGTGCTGTTTTGATACAAAAGATAGATGGGGTTTGGGCTGGAGCCAGAGTGCAGCAAAAGGTGATCATCTCTGCCAAAGCTGCCTGCGTTGGGAAAAGGGAAGCTGAAGCACTGTTACATCCCGGTTCTTTGATGTCTCGTTAATGTTGTAGTACTGTAATGATAATATTGTTTGGGATTATAAAGACAGGACACTACGGTGCTTTTAAGACCTTGCAAACCTTTTGTAACCCTGCAGTGTCAAGGGGATCAGTAAACATGCAACATAaactgtatctttttttttttatttctggggGAAGATAAATTATTTTATCTGTCCATCCTGCCCTTCCCCACCATCTGCAAGCTCTTTTGATGAAACACAGGCCTAGATGTTAACTCCCCCGGATGGTAAATCCAATCAGTTAAAAACCAAACTAAAATGCTGGTCCCCTTGTACAGgaattacatttttcattttcctatgGAGTCTGATCACTGTGTCATTCCTTGAGAGTGATGATGAGGGTGTCTTTTCAGTAAAGCATGATTAATGTGCACTGTCTTGTGCAGCCTGGCTCCATGGTGCAACATCTCCACGGTCTATTAACCTTCTCTGACTAGTGCAGCACATAGTAGAGAGCACACCTATGCAGAAGGATTAAGAAAACCCCCCACAATTTTTGtataaaacaacagcaaagaTTCTTCTTCCTAATATCATGTAAAGGTTTGTGCAATGCTGAAATGTTAGAGGAGGTAGTCAGCCAACTAAATGAACACCATTTCCAAACAGACACTTTAAAAGCATAAACTCTATTCGTGTGAGATACAGAATGTTATAAGTACATTCGTGTGAAGAAGCCTTATTGCTTTCTAATCTGTTGCTTTAGTACCGCGCGAAAGAAGAATGTCTTCTTGCAGGTGTTAATGTTAAGTTTCACGATCAATAAAGGTGTcccataaataaaataaatgcccACTAAAAGTGTCAGAGGCCTCGGTCAAGCTTCTCACACATCAAGATAAGCTACTTTCTCTTGTTGGGTTTGTATAACTTCCAGATTCCTTTCTGCTCTGTCTGGTCGCTCACAATGAGCTGTTGCTGGCAGTCATgggggaagaagaaaaaaacaacatatataTCATCCTATGAACTTGTGAGAAACCCAGTCAGCACTTCATTTTAAGACAGTGCAGATATGACCAAATCAAATACCACctttacatttctaaattgcTTTTATCATATTGTGCACCATCTGACGCCGTAGTATAGGTAAGAGGTTAAATATGGCAACAAAcctacattatttacattttattttaaccatGTCCTTATaaagatattaaaaaatacagtcCTTATGTTTATCACTGTTGTGACCTTGAtttgatgataaaaaaaaaccgAATAAAAATCTTGATATAAAAGCATGAAGTGTTTGAGATGGTGCCTCGTTTCCCCCAAATTACGCAGTCAGAGAGAAATGGATGATCTACAAATCTGTTGCAACCataatgggtttttttctgaaGCAGAAGAAAGAACTCAGTGTAAAGAAAACGTTTAGGGTCGTGAGAGAAATAATTTCTCTTATAGAATTATTTCCCCAccgaataaaaataaaaataaagttcaaaCTTTCGTGATTTCCACCGTCAACACAATGAAAATGATTTGCTTTgttgtatttcttttcttttattaatcCCACAAGAAAAGGTTGAAATATAACATTGTAGTTAACTTTCTGTTCTCTTCCGCTTAGCAACCTTCCCTTTTTATGACCTCCTTCCGGTcgtaatcataataataaatatatatttttaaacttttgaaagttttgaaataaaattcataaaatcactttttaaaaagttaaaagaaatatttaaaagtcaTGATCCTGGCCAAAAATATACCTGGCACATAAGAGGTTCGAAGAAGTCAGTAGTATTtccctttaaaatgttttttttaaaacttgcaaATAGTTACACAATATGAAACTGACAAAATATTAAACTAAATTACTAATTCCGATTTAAAAATGGAGGattttctgtatgaaatgtCCCAATTGCATCGTAAAATCCACCGAGCCAGCAGAAGACTCCTAGAAAGCAGAACGCTTGGGTGTGACACTTGTTGAAAACAGTTCAGCTTCGGAGCCTCAAAGCATCCCTCCACAAAACATGTTGTCCATGTTCCAGGGTTGGTGGTAGTAGTAGTGCAGGTAGGGGTAGTACTGATAGCCCCGGTACAGTGGCACAGTCATGGGGATATGTGCTCCAATCCCCTGGTGGTATTGCTTTTGATCGTCCCGCACCAGAACTTTTACAGCCACTTTCTTTGGGGAGCTGCATACGGCCAGTTCGGCCGCCATCTGGCGACGTTTGGTTTTATATCTCCGGTTCTGGAACCAGATTTTCACCTGGGTCTCTGTAAGCTTTAAGGCTCCTGCCAGATCGGCCCGTTCGGGACCAGAAAGGTACCTCTGAGTGCTAAAACGGCGCTCCAGCTCGTGGACTTGAGCATGAGAGAAGGCCGACCTGGAACGTTTCTTTGCACCGGGCCTGCACTGCTGCGCGTCCGGCGAACAGGAGGTCTCCCCGCCGCGGTTACATCCCTCCTCCTCTGCACTCTCGCACTGCGGTCTTTTCTGCTGTTCGCCCTGCTCCTCGCACTGCTCTTTGTCATCTGCAGCGactgaaataaaatagaaatccGTAACCACAAGTAAATGTGTTGTCTCTGTACGTCAGGGTGATAAAACACAAGGcccctgttttttttctgatagCCCATTCCAACAAGGTGCTGATGCTGGCTAATATGAGGGTTTACTATTGTATTTCTGTCATGCTATTAAAGTTATGGGATGTACctgaataaatgctttaaacaattttaaacaaacagattTCCACGACACCGTGCTATACTTTTATTTTCCCACAAGCTAGCTGCTCTTTACGCACAACAAAGTCACATGGggcataaataaatagatacaaATTCTTGAGACACAGTAATAATTACACTGTAGTTAGTTAAATTACACATCGAAGTATTTTTATATGGAAAATACAAAGTTTTTCAATTTTTACACAAAGAAACgggatttttttctgttgtaaaAACGGTTTCTTATGCAATATAACTCGATAAAGTGATTATGAAGTGAAACACATTCGAGTTTTGTGATGAATGTTGTCGCTTCATTTATGTTCCTTCAACATGCTGCGTTGTGCAAATATAATTTAGATGAGAACGCCTACACctcattttcagattttttttttccgatACTCTTTACAgatcttaaaaagaaaaaaaaatcgcaCCTTCTATGAGCTCTGTCTCTTCTCCTGTGTCCTCCTCTGTAGAAACTTCCGATCGGGCGCTTATAACGCGGGGATGTGTGGGAAGTGTCTCCGGGTAGACGTGGTTGTCATCCCTGCCACCATAGCCGGTGCGCGTGTTGTTCGCCTTCGTTGCGCAGAACTCCTCCGCGGTTCCCGACTTGCTGTTGGCATCGAGTCCGGTGAGGATGTTTTTGATGGAAAAGGATGAAAAACTTAATGTCATAATTCAGATAAGAGCACGGGTATTTCCTCACTCTCTCGCGCGATTTCTTGGGAGGCATCAAGAAATCCGCCACTGGAAAGCAAAAACAAGCCCTCACTACTGATTCGCTCTTTTGCGCGTTGTTCTAATTTAATTGCAGCGAACAGTCCAATGTGCTAATGAGCAGCCTATATCAGGATCTGTCAAGACTGTCAAGCAGTATTTCAACTGCAGCTCCAGTTAAGTTGTGATAGGATGTTATCTGTGCCTGCTGGTCCCTCCTTCGCACCGCCCAGCTTTAACGCTGGCCTCTTTGCTCAGTGTCAGTAAAGGACGAAGGACATTGATTCCCAAGGCAACatggttttattttctttagctTTCGGCATGAGtactgtgatttaaaaaaaaaaaaaagttaaatcaaTCTATTTTAATTTGTAAGACCCTAAGATATTAAACATGAATCAGACTTATTGGTAaaagttttcagctgtttttacGCACAGAGCTGCTTTGTTTGCTtaacagcttcttcttcttcttcttcttcttcttcttcttctttaggcTGCTTCCTTTAGGTTTACCAACTATCAGATGTCATGTACATGTGTGAAAAACCGACGGTTTACGTTCACTAAGCGTGCGTAAAAGTGCCGCTCAGTTCTGGTTTTCACCTGTGAGTTTGGTTTTAAAGCATTTCACAATATaagaatttatatttaaaaccaGAAATAACTCTTTTGAAAATTCAAGATTACTTGCCACTTGAGTCTAAACTAATCCAAAAAGGACTATTTggagtttaaaaatgtttcttccaTCTGTTATTTGGTCCTCGCTAAACTGAATGTCCAATTTTTAATC
It encodes:
- the nkx3.3 gene encoding NK3 homeobox 3 — protein: MTLSFSSFSIKNILTGLDANSKSGTAEEFCATKANNTRTGYGGRDDNHVYPETLPTHPRVISARSEVSTEEDTGEETELIEVAADDKEQCEEQGEQQKRPQCESAEEEGCNRGGETSCSPDAQQCRPGAKKRSRSAFSHAQVHELERRFSTQRYLSGPERADLAGALKLTETQVKIWFQNRRYKTKRRQMAAELAVCSSPKKVAVKVLVRDDQKQYHQGIGAHIPMTVPLYRGYQYYPYLHYYYHQPWNMDNMFCGGML